Genomic segment of Pontibacter liquoris:
AAATTACTTTTTGACAAACGGCAGCTTCACCACTTTGGCTTTCATGTCCTTGTTACGCACGCGCACAAAGATCTCGCTGTCGGTTTTGCTGTATTCTTTAGCTACGTAGCCCAGCCCGATGCCTTTGCTTAAGGTAGGTGACTGCGTGCCGGAGGTAACCTCCCCTATCTTCTCGCCTTCCGCGTTTACGATTTCATAATGCGAACGCGGAATAGCTTTATCCACCATCTCAAACGCAATGAGCTTACGGTCTACACCGGCTTCTTTCTGCGCTTTCAGGTTAGCGGCATTGGTAAAGTCCTTGTCAAACTTGGTGATCCAGCCCAGGCCGGCTTCCAATGGAGAAGTGGTGTCGTCGATGTCGTTGCCATACAAGCAGAAACCCATTTCCAGGCGCAGCGTATCGCGGGCACCCAGGCCGATGGGCTTGATGCCGAAGGGCTTTCCGGCTTCCATAATGGCGTCAAACACCTTACGGGCATCCTGGTTTTTCACGTAGATCTCGAATCCGCCTGCGCCGGTATAGCCTGTGGCCGATACGATTACATCAGACACGCCGGCAAACTCGCCTTTTACAAAAGTATAGTATACCATGGCGGGCAGGTCAATGGAAGTAAGCGACTGCAGCGCCTCGGTGGCCTTTGGGCCTTGCACGGCAAACAGCGACATCTCGTCCGAAATATTTTCCAGCGCCACGCCCTGGGTGTTATACTTGCTAATCCAGTCCCAGTCTTTGTCGATGTTGGAGGCGTTTACCACCAGCATGTATTCTTCCTCACCGAAGCGATACACCAGCAGGTCGTCTACGATACCGCCGTTTTCGTTGGGTAGGCAGGAATACTGCACTTTACCGTCTTCCAGTTTGGCGGCATCATTTGTGGTTACGCGCTGGATCAGGTCCAGGGCCTGCGGGCCACGCACCATAAACTCGCCCATGTGCGACACATCAAAAATGCCGACAGCATTGCGCACCGCGTTGTGTTCTTCTATATCTGACGAATAGCGTACAGGCATGTTATAGCCGGCAAAAGGCACCATTTTAGCGCCCAGCGCCTCGTGCACGTCATTCAAGGCAATTTTCTTCAGTTCCATTTATCTTTTGGATTTATATGGTAAGGCTGTTTTGCTGCAAAAATAACAAATTAAAGCCACTCCCGAAATTTTAAACGAAGCCCGCTCCCTATTAGCGTACCGAACCCGGCGCCTTTTTACCGGTTTCGATGTAGTAATTTCTGCTACAGAAAAGCATCTTGAAAAAGGCTCTACCCCGCTTTAAAGTCAGATTTAAATGATGACTTGATGGCTATACTATCCCGTGAGTGGAGGCAGGAATATATTAATGACTACTTTTTCGGGCAAACAGCCGTATATTGCGGGTTCCGCTGCAACAATGCCTTTCTGCTACTGCCCTTGTTTTGCGAATGGTCGGGGCGGTGCTGACCGGCTGTTGTGCATAAAGTCCGCAAGCGTACAAGACTGTTATTTATACATGAAATTATCTGTAAAGCTATTTGCCGGGTTCGTTATTATCTCGGTTCTGTTTACGGCTGTTGCCCTGGTAAACTTACAGTTGTCGGAAGATGTGATCGAAAATACCCAGTGGGTATACCGGTCTCAGAATGTGGTGCGCAACTCGGCTGCGCTGCAGCGAAACATCATCGATATGGAAACAGGCCTGCGGGGCTATCTGCTCAACGGGAACCCCACGTTCCTGCAACCCTATGTGCAGGCCAAAGATCAGCTCCCCAGCCTTTTTGATGAAATAAAGAATTTCACAATCAGTTCTCAGGAACAAACCCAGAAGATAAACGACATCATTGCCCTGCAAACCAAATGGCAGTTAGACATGGCGGAGCCGCTCATTCGGCTGAAACAGACCGATACGCTTGCCTCCCGGTCCAGCCGCTTTTACGATGCAAGGCTCGATAGCCTGGTGCTGCGCGAGAAAATAATCATGGATACCATCCGGACTGCTTTCCGCGAATTCAATGCCTATGAATACCAGTTGCGGGATGCCCGCAGTGTGCGGCTTAACAAAAGTATAAACACCACCCGCCAGGTTTCCACCATCCTTACCATCCTGTCCGTGATCATCGGGCTTAGCTGGGCATACTATATCACACGCCTGATTACCGGGCGCATCATTAAAATGGTGACGCTAGCTGAGCAGATCTCGCAGGGGGATTATAAGACGCAGATCATCGATACGTCGCGGGATGAGCTCAGCCAGCTTTCACAATCCCTCAACCGCATGTCGGGTACCATCGATGAGACCTTTTCGGAGCTGGACCGCAAAAACAAAGAGCTCGACCAGTTTGCTTATGTGGTGTCGCATGACCTGAAAGCGCCCCTGCGCGGCATTGAAGTAGCCTCCAGGTGGGTGGAGGAAGATATGGGCAAAGAGCTGCCCGCTAATATACAGGAATACCTGATGATGATGCGGGTGCGGGTACACCGCATGGAGAACCTGATCAACGGTATACTTGCCCTGGCCCGCATCGGGCGGACAAACCAGATCAAGGAAGAAGTGGATGTAAACCAGCTGCTGTCGGAGATCACCGAAATGGTAGCGGCTCCCGAGAGCGTCACTATCCAGGTGCAGGACAACCTGCCCACGCTGCATACCGTACGCATCCAGCTGCAGCAGGTCTTTCTGAACCTCATCAGCAATGCCATCAAGTACCACGACAAAAAAACAGCCCAGATAGAGATAACGCACCGGGAAGAAAAACATCAGCACGTTTTCGCTGTTGCAGATAACGGACCGGGTATAGAACCGGCTTACCACGAACGGATTTTTGTTATTTTTCAGACCCTGCAGGAGCGCGATGCCGTGGAAAGTACGGGCGTTGGCCTGGCCATTGTGAAGAAGATCGTGGAGTGGCAAGGCGGCACTATTTGGGTTACCTCAGAACCGGGGCAGGGCGCCACTTTTACTTTTACCTGGCCAAAAGATGAGGTAGTATCGGTTTAATTTTATTAAATTTGCTTTAAGTGAAGTTTTTACCTTAAAAAAATGAGTGAGATTCCTGTAAATATCCTTTTAGTAGAAGACGACTATCTGGATATTATGAATGTTGAGCGAGAGCTTAAAAAGATAAATATCACCCACCCGATCCTAGTAGGCAGAAATGGCAAAGAGGCCATGAACATGCTTCGCGGCGAAGGTACCCAAAAGATACAGCCGGCTCCGAGTGTTATTTTACTCGATATTAACATGCCGAAAATGAACGGACTGGAGTTTCTGGCCGAGTTGCGCCGCGACCCTGAGTTCAGCCATATTCCGGTGTTTATCATGACGACCTCGAACGAGGAAACAGACCGGCTGGCAGCACAACGCCTCAATGTATCGGGGTACATTGTAAAGCCTCTCACTTTCGATAGTTTCGAAAACAGCCATTCCTCCCTCGACAGCTTCAGCCTTTTCCTGGACCTGATCAAGTTAAAATAAAAAACAAAGGCCACACCTGTCGTGTGGCCTTTGTTTTTTATACTTGTTACGGTTTAATCTTCCTGTTAAAGTATCGTAGCTCGCTCCGGCAGCAGCGTGAACGAAAGCCGGTGATGCACCGTGGTGCCCTGCCGGGCAATGGCCTCGCGGTGCC
This window contains:
- the gcvT gene encoding glycine cleavage system aminomethyltransferase GcvT — encoded protein: MELKKIALNDVHEALGAKMVPFAGYNMPVRYSSDIEEHNAVRNAVGIFDVSHMGEFMVRGPQALDLIQRVTTNDAAKLEDGKVQYSCLPNENGGIVDDLLVYRFGEEEYMLVVNASNIDKDWDWISKYNTQGVALENISDEMSLFAVQGPKATEALQSLTSIDLPAMVYYTFVKGEFAGVSDVIVSATGYTGAGGFEIYVKNQDARKVFDAIMEAGKPFGIKPIGLGARDTLRLEMGFCLYGNDIDDTTSPLEAGLGWITKFDKDFTNAANLKAQKEAGVDRKLIAFEMVDKAIPRSHYEIVNAEGEKIGEVTSGTQSPTLSKGIGLGYVAKEYSKTDSEIFVRVRNKDMKAKVVKLPFVKK
- a CDS encoding sensor histidine kinase, with the protein product MKLSVKLFAGFVIISVLFTAVALVNLQLSEDVIENTQWVYRSQNVVRNSAALQRNIIDMETGLRGYLLNGNPTFLQPYVQAKDQLPSLFDEIKNFTISSQEQTQKINDIIALQTKWQLDMAEPLIRLKQTDTLASRSSRFYDARLDSLVLREKIIMDTIRTAFREFNAYEYQLRDARSVRLNKSINTTRQVSTILTILSVIIGLSWAYYITRLITGRIIKMVTLAEQISQGDYKTQIIDTSRDELSQLSQSLNRMSGTIDETFSELDRKNKELDQFAYVVSHDLKAPLRGIEVASRWVEEDMGKELPANIQEYLMMMRVRVHRMENLINGILALARIGRTNQIKEEVDVNQLLSEITEMVAAPESVTIQVQDNLPTLHTVRIQLQQVFLNLISNAIKYHDKKTAQIEITHREEKHQHVFAVADNGPGIEPAYHERIFVIFQTLQERDAVESTGVGLAIVKKIVEWQGGTIWVTSEPGQGATFTFTWPKDEVVSV
- a CDS encoding response regulator, with amino-acid sequence MSEIPVNILLVEDDYLDIMNVERELKKINITHPILVGRNGKEAMNMLRGEGTQKIQPAPSVILLDINMPKMNGLEFLAELRRDPEFSHIPVFIMTTSNEETDRLAAQRLNVSGYIVKPLTFDSFENSHSSLDSFSLFLDLIKLK